Proteins from a genomic interval of Amycolatopsis sp. cg13:
- a CDS encoding flavin reductase family protein, whose product MRKDFDPAQLAPNAFYHLMTATVVPRPIAWVSSTSRAGVDNLAPHSFFTVASAAPAVLQFTSVGRKDTLRNVESTRQFVVNLAPEPLFEQINATGADFPPEMSEFDEAGLTREPSLKVRPPRVAESPVAFECELHSTVGFGRSTVVFGRVVHLAVNEDVLDGDHPMVDRLRPLSRLGRDEWGTLGDIKELARPTYKSS is encoded by the coding sequence ATGCGCAAGGACTTCGACCCCGCCCAGCTGGCCCCGAACGCGTTCTACCACCTGATGACCGCGACCGTCGTGCCGCGGCCGATCGCCTGGGTGTCGAGCACCTCGCGAGCCGGGGTCGACAACCTCGCGCCGCATTCGTTCTTCACCGTCGCGTCGGCCGCGCCCGCGGTCCTGCAGTTCACCTCGGTCGGGCGGAAAGACACCCTGCGCAATGTCGAATCGACGCGGCAATTCGTGGTCAACCTCGCGCCCGAGCCGCTGTTCGAGCAGATCAACGCGACCGGTGCGGATTTCCCGCCGGAGATGAGCGAATTCGACGAGGCCGGGCTGACCCGCGAGCCGAGCCTGAAGGTCCGCCCGCCGCGCGTGGCGGAATCGCCGGTGGCGTTCGAATGCGAACTGCACAGCACGGTCGGTTTCGGCCGTTCGACAGTGGTGTTCGGCCGGGTCGTGCACCTCGCGGTCAACGAGGACGTCCTCGACGGCGACCACCCGATGGTCGACCGGCTGCGCCCGCTGTCCCGGCTGGGCCGCGACGAATGGGGCACGCTGGGCGACATCAAAGAATTGGCACGGCCCACGTACAAAAGCTCGTGA
- a CDS encoding DUF3105 domain-containing protein yields MANGTTKKKGSSAAAVKAAKNRSVVAGKRTPWGTIIGVVVVVALLAGVIVYYLQASAPKRDQASRDEAAAAFAPTASNPDPSKKIPGVITKQYTGSVHILPTERVAYDQSPPFGGPHDGYWATCTGVVYPEAVRNENMVHSLEHGTVWIAYNPDKVKGDQLPLLEARVKGKPYTMMSPYPGLDKPISLQSWGHQLKLDSADDPRIDQFIAALRTNPNGVYPEIGASCDALGKGMFDPSNPPKFDPSKPGKDAKPMDYKGSTGAQNEQQPGMPGTPPAGQ; encoded by the coding sequence ATGGCCAACGGGACCACCAAGAAGAAGGGCTCGTCCGCGGCCGCGGTGAAGGCGGCGAAGAACCGCTCGGTCGTCGCGGGCAAGCGGACGCCCTGGGGCACCATCATCGGCGTCGTCGTGGTGGTCGCCCTGCTGGCCGGCGTCATCGTCTACTACCTGCAGGCCTCCGCGCCCAAGCGCGACCAGGCCTCCCGGGACGAGGCCGCCGCCGCCTTCGCGCCGACCGCGAGCAATCCGGACCCGTCGAAGAAGATCCCCGGCGTGATCACCAAGCAGTACACCGGTTCGGTGCACATTCTGCCCACCGAACGGGTGGCCTACGACCAGAGCCCGCCGTTCGGCGGCCCGCACGACGGGTACTGGGCCACCTGCACCGGCGTCGTGTACCCGGAAGCGGTGCGCAACGAGAACATGGTGCACTCGCTCGAGCACGGCACGGTGTGGATCGCCTACAACCCGGACAAGGTCAAGGGCGACCAGCTGCCGCTGCTGGAGGCGCGGGTCAAGGGCAAGCCGTACACGATGATGTCGCCCTACCCCGGCCTGGACAAGCCGATCTCGCTGCAGTCGTGGGGCCACCAGCTGAAGCTGGACAGCGCCGACGACCCGCGCATCGACCAGTTCATCGCCGCGCTGCGGACCAACCCGAACGGCGTGTACCCGGAGATCGGCGCCTCGTGCGACGCGCTCGGCAAGGGCATGTTCGACCCGAGCAACCCGCCGAAGTTCGACCCGAGCAAGCCGGGCAAGGACGCGAAGCCGATGGACTACAAGGGCAGCACCGGGGCGCAGAACGAGCAGCAGCCCGGCATGCCGGGCACCCCGCCCGCGGGGCAGTGA
- a CDS encoding DUF305 domain-containing protein produces MVIGGTLIAVLLVGAAIGVFATRLTDGSDAVPATPGAGSVEVGFAQDMSVHHLQAVTMAGWARDHSTDPEIRQLAFDIERTQTEQVGRMKGWLMLWDQPEQATGAYMTWMTEPMGHAGMQMPTSSPAGGAPMPGMATDADLAKLRSLSGRALDVEFLQLMLRHHQGGVAMAEYAQDHTSVDAVKALCRSMLVSQGAEMDQMKLMLKGRNAQPLPAP; encoded by the coding sequence GTGGTCATCGGCGGCACGCTGATCGCCGTGCTGCTGGTCGGGGCCGCGATCGGCGTCTTCGCGACGCGGCTCACCGACGGCAGCGACGCGGTGCCCGCGACGCCGGGTGCGGGTTCGGTCGAGGTCGGCTTCGCCCAGGACATGTCGGTGCACCATCTGCAGGCGGTCACCATGGCCGGCTGGGCGCGCGACCACTCGACCGACCCGGAGATCCGCCAGCTCGCGTTCGACATCGAGCGCACGCAGACCGAGCAGGTCGGGCGGATGAAGGGCTGGCTCATGCTCTGGGACCAGCCGGAGCAGGCGACCGGTGCCTACATGACGTGGATGACCGAGCCGATGGGCCACGCGGGCATGCAGATGCCGACCAGCAGCCCGGCGGGCGGTGCGCCGATGCCCGGCATGGCCACCGACGCGGACCTCGCGAAGCTGCGCTCGTTGTCCGGGCGTGCGCTGGACGTCGAGTTCCTTCAGCTGATGCTGCGCCACCACCAGGGCGGCGTCGCGATGGCCGAGTACGCGCAGGACCACACGTCGGTCGACGCGGTGAAAGCGTTGTGCCGCAGCATGTTGGTGTCGCAGGGCGCCGAGATGGACCAGATGAAGCTCATGCTGAAGGGGCGGAACGCGCAGCCGCTGCCCGCTCCCTGA
- a CDS encoding cation diffusion facilitator family transporter, which yields MGHGHGHGHTAAPASASGRYVRALLIALAVGAGFMVLEFAVGFATGSLALISDAAHMFTDVLGVGMALAAIVLARRSGPTPSRTFGMYRAEVLAALANAVLLFGVAGYVAFEAIGRISDPPEVPGLPVLLAAAAGLVANIVSFLVLRSGAKESLNVRGAYLEVLADLVGSVGVLLSGAITLTTGWRYADPIIGVAIGLFVLPRTWTLARRALRILFQHAPAGVDVGEISTELAALPGVADVHDLHVWTLTSGMEVASAHLTVSAEAEQSTVLTKAQDLLSVRYEIKHATLQVEGPQCARRCAELSW from the coding sequence ATGGGACACGGGCACGGCCACGGGCACACCGCCGCTCCGGCGAGCGCGTCCGGCCGCTACGTCCGCGCGCTGCTGATCGCTCTCGCGGTCGGTGCCGGGTTCATGGTGCTGGAGTTCGCCGTGGGCTTCGCCACCGGCTCGCTCGCGCTGATCTCCGACGCCGCGCACATGTTCACCGACGTCCTCGGCGTCGGAATGGCGCTCGCCGCGATCGTGCTCGCGCGCCGCAGCGGGCCGACGCCCAGCCGTACGTTCGGCATGTACCGGGCGGAAGTCCTTGCCGCGCTTGCCAATGCGGTGCTGCTGTTCGGCGTCGCCGGGTACGTGGCGTTCGAGGCGATCGGCCGGATCAGTGACCCGCCGGAGGTGCCTGGCCTGCCGGTGCTGCTCGCCGCCGCGGCTGGTCTCGTCGCGAACATCGTGTCGTTCCTGGTGCTGCGCTCGGGCGCGAAGGAAAGCCTGAACGTCCGCGGCGCGTACCTCGAGGTGCTGGCTGACCTCGTCGGCTCGGTCGGCGTGCTGCTCAGCGGCGCGATCACGCTCACCACCGGCTGGCGTTACGCCGACCCGATCATCGGTGTCGCTATCGGACTGTTCGTCCTGCCGCGCACCTGGACGCTCGCCCGCCGCGCGCTCCGGATCCTCTTCCAGCACGCGCCCGCCGGCGTCGACGTCGGCGAGATCAGCACCGAACTCGCCGCGCTCCCGGGCGTCGCGGACGTACACGACCTGCACGTCTGGACGCTGACCTCGGGCATGGAGGTCGCCTCGGCCCACCTGACGGTGAGCGCCGAAGCCGAACAGTCCACTGTGCTCACCAAGGCGCAAGACCTGCTGTCGGTCCGCTACGAGATCAAACACGCGACGCTTCAGGTCGAGGGACCGCAATGCGCCCGCCGATGCGCGGAGCTGTCCTGGTAG
- the argS gene encoding arginine--tRNA ligase codes for MTPAALADLVRSSAVQVLAARGVDAAVLPETVTIERPRNPDHGDYATNLALQVAKKAGLKPREFAEALAEVVAGADGVAAAEVAGPGFLNFRLAADAQGEVVRQVLAAGAEYGRGDALAGRRINLEFVSANPTGPIHLGGTRWAAVGDALGRVLGAQGADVTREYYFNDAGAQIDRFVRSLIAAAKGEPAPEDGYAGGYISDIAAEVIKAEPSALSLPEDERNETFRRIGIELMFSQIKQSLHEFGTDFDVYFHENSLHESGAVDAAVQQLKDSGNLYFADGAWWLKSSEYGDDKDRVVIKKDGNTAYIAGDLAYFKDKRNRGHDLCIYMLGADHHGYIARLKAAAAAFGDDPATVEVLIGQMVNLVSDGKPVRMSKRAGTVITLEDLVEAVGVDPARYELIRYSVDSSLDIDLDLLRKHSNDNPVYYVQYAHARLSSLRRGAADLGLKTDGSGEDVDFGLLTLPAEGDLIRTIGEFPAVVRRAAEMREPHRVARYLEELAGAYHKFYTVGRVLPQGDEEATPLTYARLALCEAARQVLANGLSLLGVSAPERM; via the coding sequence GTGACTCCCGCCGCTCTCGCCGATCTGGTCCGCAGCTCCGCCGTGCAGGTCCTCGCCGCACGAGGCGTCGACGCCGCCGTGCTGCCGGAGACCGTGACCATCGAACGCCCGCGCAACCCGGACCACGGAGACTACGCGACCAACCTCGCGCTGCAGGTGGCCAAGAAAGCCGGGCTGAAGCCGCGCGAGTTCGCCGAGGCGCTCGCCGAGGTCGTCGCGGGTGCGGACGGCGTGGCCGCGGCCGAGGTCGCCGGGCCGGGCTTCCTCAACTTCCGGCTCGCCGCGGACGCGCAGGGCGAGGTCGTGCGCCAGGTGCTGGCCGCGGGCGCGGAGTACGGCCGGGGCGACGCGCTCGCCGGGCGCCGGATCAACCTGGAGTTCGTCTCGGCGAACCCGACCGGCCCGATCCACCTCGGCGGCACGCGCTGGGCCGCGGTCGGCGACGCGCTGGGCCGGGTGCTCGGCGCGCAGGGCGCGGACGTCACCCGCGAGTACTACTTCAACGACGCGGGCGCGCAGATCGACCGGTTCGTGCGCTCGCTGATCGCCGCCGCGAAGGGCGAGCCCGCGCCGGAGGACGGCTACGCGGGCGGGTACATCAGCGACATCGCGGCCGAGGTGATCAAGGCCGAGCCGAGCGCGCTGAGCCTGCCCGAGGACGAGCGGAACGAGACCTTCCGGCGCATCGGCATCGAGCTGATGTTCAGCCAGATCAAGCAGAGCCTGCACGAGTTCGGCACCGACTTCGACGTCTACTTCCACGAGAACTCGCTGCACGAATCGGGCGCGGTCGACGCGGCGGTGCAGCAGCTCAAGGACTCCGGCAACCTCTACTTCGCCGACGGCGCCTGGTGGCTCAAGTCCAGCGAGTACGGCGACGACAAGGACCGGGTCGTCATCAAGAAGGACGGCAACACCGCCTACATCGCGGGCGACCTGGCCTACTTCAAGGACAAGCGCAACCGCGGCCACGACCTGTGCATCTACATGCTCGGCGCGGACCACCACGGCTACATCGCGCGGCTCAAGGCGGCCGCCGCGGCGTTCGGCGACGACCCGGCCACGGTCGAGGTGCTGATCGGCCAGATGGTGAACCTGGTCAGCGACGGCAAGCCGGTGCGGATGTCCAAGCGCGCGGGCACCGTGATCACGCTCGAGGACCTCGTGGAGGCGGTCGGCGTCGACCCGGCCCGCTACGAGCTGATCCGCTACTCCGTCGATTCCTCTTTGGACATCGATTTGGACTTGCTGCGCAAGCATTCCAACGACAACCCGGTCTACTACGTGCAGTACGCGCACGCCCGGCTGTCGTCGCTGCGGCGCGGCGCGGCGGACCTCGGCCTGAAGACCGACGGGTCCGGCGAGGACGTCGATTTCGGACTGCTCACCCTGCCTGCAGAAGGCGACCTGATCCGCACCATCGGCGAATTCCCCGCCGTGGTGCGGCGGGCGGCGGAGATGCGCGAACCGCATCGCGTGGCCCGCTACCTCGAGGAACTGGCCGGCGCGTACCACAAGTTCTACACCGTGGGCCGGGTCCTCCCGCAGGGCGACGAGGAGGCCACCCCCCTCACGTACGCCCGGCTCGCTCTGTGTGAAGCCGCGCGCCAGGTTCTGGCGAACGGCCTGTCGCTGCTCGGTGTCTCCGCTCCGGAACGGATGTAA